The following proteins are co-located in the Acidobacteriota bacterium genome:
- the nadC gene encoding carboxylating nicotinate-nucleotide diphosphorylase, producing the protein MPAFPRDAARHVVEIGLDEDLGSRGDITTRALAEGRSAVGRVMAREAAVVAGLPLGPIVLDELERRGYGRAACRALVREGEEARPGRALLEVEGAATAILAGERLLLNLLARLCGIATLTRRAVAEIEGTGAEIADTRKTTPGLRALEKYAVAVGGGRNHRFALDELVLIKDNHKVLCGGAAAAVRAAVRAGHEPSEIELEADDLAELEEGLAAGCGWILLDNMDPGTVREAVRRTAGRARLEVSGGLRPGRLRAFAEAGVDRLSLGCLTHGAPAVDLSLDLIAAP; encoded by the coding sequence ATGCCGGCGTTCCCCCGCGACGCCGCCCGCCACGTCGTCGAGATCGGTCTCGACGAGGATCTCGGCTCCCGCGGAGACATCACGACCCGGGCCCTCGCCGAAGGCCGCTCCGCTGTCGGACGCGTGATGGCGCGAGAGGCGGCGGTGGTCGCCGGCCTCCCCCTCGGCCCGATCGTCCTCGACGAGCTCGAGCGGAGGGGTTACGGCCGCGCCGCCTGCCGGGCGCTCGTGCGCGAGGGCGAGGAGGCACGGCCCGGCCGGGCCCTGCTGGAGGTCGAAGGTGCGGCCACGGCGATCCTCGCCGGGGAGCGGCTGCTGCTGAACCTCCTCGCGCGCCTGTGCGGGATCGCCACCCTCACCCGCCGGGCGGTCGCCGAGATCGAGGGCACCGGCGCCGAGATCGCCGACACGCGGAAGACCACGCCAGGCCTGCGGGCGCTCGAGAAATACGCCGTCGCCGTGGGAGGGGGGCGGAACCACCGCTTCGCCCTCGACGAACTGGTCCTGATCAAGGACAACCACAAGGTCCTCTGCGGCGGTGCCGCAGCGGCGGTCCGCGCCGCCGTGCGGGCCGGTCACGAGCCCTCCGAAATCGAGCTGGAAGCCGACGACCTGGCCGAGCTGGAGGAGGGGCTCGCCGCCGGCTGCGGCTGGATCCTCCTCGACAACATGGACCCGGGCACGGTGCGCGAGGCGGTGCGACGAACCGCCGGGCGGGCCCGCCTGGAGGTCTCCGGAGGCCTCCGGCCCGGACGCTTGCGCGCGTTTGCGGAGGCGGGAGTGGACCGGTTGTCGCTCGGCTGTCTCACCCACGGGGCCCCCGCGGTGGACCTGTCCCTCGACCTGATCGCCGCACCGTGA